In Hypomesus transpacificus isolate Combined female chromosome 25, fHypTra1, whole genome shotgun sequence, one DNA window encodes the following:
- the si:dkey-111f13.5 gene encoding octapeptide-repeat protein T2 isoform X2 produces the protein MSKMEALERMLSHTTLSTQRVLHTRILDLGEKYRSQSSTSSRQAPRLPAPAPHAEQGEVGDTLEEDVWMEVFLRRAEEEREEALRLQEERLQARFKAALRARERLEAEQRQGERVEQQARFEERWAGSRAELEREMRLTLEKTRGRLRAEMRTEAERERRREIEAMDARAKEAMRRSVRGTEECVRQQCEREAQRDRMSLQDKHAMELSHMQSRIGQLEESLATVTRERMRYE, from the exons ATGTCCAAGATGGAGGCACTGGAGAGGATGCTGAGCCACACCACCCTGTCCACTCAGAGAGTCCTGCACACACGCATCCTGG ATCTGGGGGAGAAGTATCGTTCTCAGTCCTCCACAAGCTCCAGACAGGCCCCAAGGCTGCCTGCTCCTGCCCCCCACGCGGAGCAGGGTGAGGTGGGGGACACGCTGGAGGAGGACGTCTGGATGGAGGTGTTTctgaggagggcggaggaggagagagaggaggctctGAGACTGCAGGAAGAG CGCCTGCAGGCGCGCTTCAAAGCGGCGCTGCgggccagagagaggctggaggccgagcagaggcagggggagCGGGTGGAGCAGCAGGCCCGCTTTGAAGAGCGCTGGGCAGGGTCGCGGgctgagctggagagggagatgagactgaccctggagaagaccCGCGGGCGACTGAGGGCGGAGATGAGGACGGAGGCGGagcgagagagacggagagaaattGAAGCGATGGATGCCAGAGCAAAG gaggcTATGAGGAGGAGCGTTCGAGGTACGGAGGAGTGCGTGCGccagcagtgtgagagagaggcacagagagaccGAATGAGCCTGCAAGACAAACATGCCATGGAACTATCTCACATGCAAAGCAG gatagGGCAGCTGGAGGAGAGTCTGGCCACAGTCACAAGGGAGAGGATGCGGTATGAGT AA
- the si:dkey-111f13.5 gene encoding uncharacterized abhydrolase domain-containing protein DDB_G0269086 isoform X1, protein MSKMEALERMLSHTTLSTQRVLHTRILDLGEKYRSQSSTSSRQAPRLPAPAPHAEQGEVGDTLEEDVWMEVFLRRAEEEREEALRLQEERLQARFKAALRARERLEAEQRQGERVEQQARFEERWAGSRAELEREMRLTLEKTRGRLRAEMRTEAERERRREIEAMDARAKEAMRRSVRGTEECVRQQCEREAQRDRMSLQDKHAMELSHMQSRIGQLEESLATVTRERMRYECEFKKVQCSYRQFVDLTDSSLHSDYLLRLRRLGREPGYTETGVQTDDVITTGDTLTT, encoded by the exons ATGTCCAAGATGGAGGCACTGGAGAGGATGCTGAGCCACACCACCCTGTCCACTCAGAGAGTCCTGCACACACGCATCCTGG ATCTGGGGGAGAAGTATCGTTCTCAGTCCTCCACAAGCTCCAGACAGGCCCCAAGGCTGCCTGCTCCTGCCCCCCACGCGGAGCAGGGTGAGGTGGGGGACACGCTGGAGGAGGACGTCTGGATGGAGGTGTTTctgaggagggcggaggaggagagagaggaggctctGAGACTGCAGGAAGAG CGCCTGCAGGCGCGCTTCAAAGCGGCGCTGCgggccagagagaggctggaggccgagcagaggcagggggagCGGGTGGAGCAGCAGGCCCGCTTTGAAGAGCGCTGGGCAGGGTCGCGGgctgagctggagagggagatgagactgaccctggagaagaccCGCGGGCGACTGAGGGCGGAGATGAGGACGGAGGCGGagcgagagagacggagagaaattGAAGCGATGGATGCCAGAGCAAAG gaggcTATGAGGAGGAGCGTTCGAGGTACGGAGGAGTGCGTGCGccagcagtgtgagagagaggcacagagagaccGAATGAGCCTGCAAGACAAACATGCCATGGAACTATCTCACATGCAAAGCAG gatagGGCAGCTGGAGGAGAGTCTGGCCACAGTCACAAGGGAGAGGATGCGGTATGAGTGTGAGTTTAAG AAGGTGCAGTGCAGCTACAGACAGTTTGTGGACCTGACCGACTCGTCCCTCCACTCTGACTACCTGCTGAGACTGCGACGGTTAGGCCGAGAGCCTGGATACACCGAGACCGGGGTGCagactgatgatgtcatcaccacTGGTGACACCCTAACCACCTGA